The following are encoded in a window of Megachile rotundata isolate GNS110a chromosome 2, iyMegRotu1, whole genome shotgun sequence genomic DNA:
- the P58IPK gene encoding dnaJ homolog subfamily C member P58IPK yields the protein MYHCGILLVLLDLSLDVVGSVSQLEIDRHLELGREFLAKGQLQDALSHYHAAIEGDPNNYLTYYKRGTVYLALGKAKFALLDLDKVLELKPDFTSARLQRGNVLLKQAEFSRADADFRDVLAVEPYNTDALNSLYKIAPVEEDLKLVDRLMKNKDYTTAAQLLTKIIEVCPWSAELREKRAECYEALENYVSAISDIRSTTKLQSDNTQGFLKLATLQYRIGQVDESLKEIRECLKLDPDHPKCFALYKKVKKIAKLLTDAQSSEDARDYDRCIENAQSVLKLEPNVPNVRFIVHQLLCKCYTGSTESSQAIKHCQEALKIRKEPGVYCDSAEAYLSAEMFDDAIRDFKEALEIDPSLQRAKQGLHKAQQRQKLSESRDYYKILGVPRTASKRDIIKAYRKAAQKWHPDNFQEGEEKKRAEKRFIDIAAAKEVLTDDEKRAKFDQGEDPLDPESGKHPQGFNPFQEFHHFHGSPFQFKFHFN from the exons ATGTACCACTGCGGTATATTATTGGTCTTATTAGATCTGTCTTTGGATG TGGTTGGAAGTGTTTCACAGTTAGAAATTGACAGACATTTGGAATTAGGTAGAGAATTTTTGGCAAAGGGACAGTTGCAAGATGCATTGTCACATTATCATGCTGCTATTG AGGGAGATCCGAATaattatttgacatattataAGAGGGGTACTGTATATCTAGCATTAGGTAAAGCTAAATTTGCACTTCTTGATCTTGACAAAGTTTTGGAGTTGAAGCCTGATTTTACATCTGCAAGATTACAACGTGGCAATGTATTGCTTAAACAAGCTGAATTCAGCAGAGCAGATGCTGATTTTCGAGATGTG ctAGCAGTTGAACCATATAATACAGATGCCTTAAATTCTTTGTATAAAATAGCACCTGTAGAAGAAGATTTAAAACTTGTAGACAGATTAATGAAAAACAAGGATTACACAACAGCTGCACAACTACTTACTAAAATTATTGAAGTGTGTCCATGGTCGGCTGAGTTAAGAGAAAAAAGAGCCGAATGTTATGAAGCACTTGAAAATTATGTTAGTGCCATCTCTGATATTCGTTCTACCACTAAATTACAATCTGACAATACGCAGGGATTTTTAAAGTTAGCAACTTTACAATATCGCATTGGACAAGTAGATGAATCATTAAA GGAAATTCGAGAATGTTTGAAACTTGATCCAGATCATCCAAAATGTTTTGCACTTTAcaagaaagttaaaaaaatagcAAAACTGTTAACAGATGCACAGTCATCTGAAGACGCAAGAGATTATGACAGGTGTATAGAAAATGCACAGTCTGTACTTAAACTGGAACCAAATGTACCCAATGTACGTTTTATTGTTCACCAACTGTTATGTAAGTGCTATACTGGCAGTACAGAATCAAGTCAAGCAATCAAACATTGTCAAGAGGCATTAAAAATACGAAAGGAACCAGGAGTATATTGTGATAGTGCAGAAGCATATCTATCTGCCGAAATGTTCGACGATG CAATAAGAGATTTCAAAGAAGCATTGGAAATTGATCCAAGCCTACAAAGGGCCAAACAAGGTCTCCACAAAGCACAACAACGACAAAAACTTTCAGAGTCGCGAGATTATTATAAAATCCTAGGTGTGCCAAGGACAGCATCGAAACGTGATATTATTAAAGCGTACCGAAAGGCCGCACAAAAGTGGCATCCTGATAACTTTCAGGAGGGAGAGGAAAAGAAACGTGCAGAGAAAAGATTTATCGACATTGCAGCTGCCAAAGAAGTATTGACTGACGATGAGAAAAGGGCAAAATTCGACCAAGGAGAAGATCCGTTAGATCCTGAATCGGGGAAGCATCCGCAAGGTTTCAATCCCTTCCAAGAATTCCATCACTTCCATGGTTCTCCCTTCCAGTTTAAGTTCCATTTCAATTAG
- the Nt5c gene encoding 5' nucleotidase C isoform X1 has product MLHTRTFAVVAASPLPVENVLSKWLPRVFAGHLVSTRSIGDRALNHGQISREVMLQNYQKMRQKYQSKKLPQDVNPKGVFACNELDLREVNVYGFDYDYTLACYKPSMDYLLYNLGRDMLIQKYKYPEGISKLEYKKDFAVRGLHYDIEKGLLLKLDSFLQIQFGTVYRGLHPLPDDEVLRLYKNRIIPIAYVEAPHKHSHDTPHRTKMVQLADLFSVPEMCLLCNVTEYFLRNHIDYHPEILFRDVKNSVQSCHPIMHGMVVQNVSDYLEQNKDLKRFFDRLKAAEKMMFLVTNSPFHFVDTGMRFLVGDNWKDYFDVVIVQARKPKFFTEESRPLRIYDEVNRTQLWDRVTKLEKGVIYLEGTVKQLQDMTGWRGQHVLYFGDHPYSDLADVTLEHGWRTGAIIKELTHEIATLNNPKFKENANWLQMLTGLIEDHQDYTGPDVQGVLDEWIKERDQLRNEIKRVFNKQFGSVFRTYHNPTYFSRRLFRFADIYMSSITNLLEYSTSHTFYPRRGVMPHEYTSYFV; this is encoded by the exons ATGCTGCACACGAGGACGTTCGCCGTCGTCGCAGCGTCGCCTCTGCCCGTGGAAAATGTCCTGTCGAAATGGTTGCCCCGCGTGTTCGCCGGCCATCTTGTGTCCACGCGCTCCATCGGCGACCGTGCCCTTAACCATGGACAGATATCTCGCGAGGTCATGCTGCAGAACTACCAGAAGATGCGACAGAAGTACCAGT CGAAAAAGCTTCCTCAAGATGTGAACCCAAAAGGAGTATTCGCCTGCAACGAACTGGACTTAAGGGAGGTTAACGTGTATGGATTCGATTATGATTACACGTTGGCTTGTTACAAACCATCCATGGACTACCTATTATACAACCTTGGCCGTGACATGCTCATTCAAAAGTACAAG TACCCGGAGGGAATCAGCAAGCTCGAGTACAAGAAGGATTTCGCCGTTCGTGGCCTCCATTATGACATCGAAAAGGGTTTACTCCTGAAACTCGACAGCTTTTTGCAAATTCAATTTGGCACCGTTTACCGCGGTTTACACCCACTACCCGACGACGAGGTACTCAGGCTCTACAAGAACAGGATAATACCGATCGCTTACGTAGAAGCACCCCATAAACATtctcat GATACTCCACATCGAACGAAAATGGTGCAATTAGCTGATTTATTCTCGGTGCCCGAAATGTGTCTTCTGTGCAACGTCACGGAATACTTTCTTAGGAACCATATCGATTATCATCCTGAAATACTTTTTAGAGATGTGAAG AACTCCGTTCAGAGCTGCCACCCCATAATGCATGGAATGGTCGTACAAAATGTCTCCGACTATCTCGAACAAAACAAGGATCTAAAAAGGTTCTTCGACCGACTCAAAGCTGCCGAGAAAATGATGTTTTTAGTTACAAATAGTCCTTTCCACTTTGT agATACTGGAATGAGATTCCTAGTGGGAGATAACTGGAAAGATTATTTCGATGTGGTGATAGTTCAAGCGAGGAAGCCAAAATTTTTCACGGAGGAATCTCGACCTCTACGAATTTACGACGAAGTGAACCGAACACAGTTATGGGATCGAGTTACGAAACTAGAGAAGGGTGTTATTTATCTAGAA GGTACAGTTAAGCAACTGCAGGATATGACCGGTTGGCGAGGGCAACATgtattgtactttggagatcaCCCTTACAGCGACTTAGCTGACGTAACTTTGGAACATGGCTGGCGAACTGGTGCCATAATCAAAGAATTAacg CACGAGATAGCAACACTGAACAACCCAAAGTTCAAAGAGAACGCGAACTGGCTACAAATGTTGACTGGTTTGATCGAGGATCATCAGGATTACACAGGACCGGATGTGCAAGGTGTATTGGACGAATGGATCAAGGAACGGGATCAACTGAGAAACGAAATAAAACGAGtgtttaataaacaatttgGATCTGTATTCAGAACGTATCATAATCCTACATACTTTTCGAGACGGCTTTTTAGGTTCGCAGATATTTACATGAGCtcgattacaaatttattagaaTACTCAACCAGCCATACGTTTTATCCGAGAAGAGGCGTGATGCCGCACGAATATACAAGTTACTTCGTATAA
- the Nt5c gene encoding 5' nucleotidase C isoform X2, translating into MIMAGNIDYMFAEKTLMFVWIGMRLFVQENSKKLPQDVNPKGVFACNELDLREVNVYGFDYDYTLACYKPSMDYLLYNLGRDMLIQKYKYPEGISKLEYKKDFAVRGLHYDIEKGLLLKLDSFLQIQFGTVYRGLHPLPDDEVLRLYKNRIIPIAYVEAPHKHSHDTPHRTKMVQLADLFSVPEMCLLCNVTEYFLRNHIDYHPEILFRDVKNSVQSCHPIMHGMVVQNVSDYLEQNKDLKRFFDRLKAAEKMMFLVTNSPFHFVDTGMRFLVGDNWKDYFDVVIVQARKPKFFTEESRPLRIYDEVNRTQLWDRVTKLEKGVIYLEGTVKQLQDMTGWRGQHVLYFGDHPYSDLADVTLEHGWRTGAIIKELTHEIATLNNPKFKENANWLQMLTGLIEDHQDYTGPDVQGVLDEWIKERDQLRNEIKRVFNKQFGSVFRTYHNPTYFSRRLFRFADIYMSSITNLLEYSTSHTFYPRRGVMPHEYTSYFV; encoded by the exons ATGATTATGGCTGGGAATATTGATTACATGTTTGCGGAGAAAACGCTGATGTTTGTTTGGATTGGAATGCGTCTTTTCGTGcaagaaaatt CGAAAAAGCTTCCTCAAGATGTGAACCCAAAAGGAGTATTCGCCTGCAACGAACTGGACTTAAGGGAGGTTAACGTGTATGGATTCGATTATGATTACACGTTGGCTTGTTACAAACCATCCATGGACTACCTATTATACAACCTTGGCCGTGACATGCTCATTCAAAAGTACAAG TACCCGGAGGGAATCAGCAAGCTCGAGTACAAGAAGGATTTCGCCGTTCGTGGCCTCCATTATGACATCGAAAAGGGTTTACTCCTGAAACTCGACAGCTTTTTGCAAATTCAATTTGGCACCGTTTACCGCGGTTTACACCCACTACCCGACGACGAGGTACTCAGGCTCTACAAGAACAGGATAATACCGATCGCTTACGTAGAAGCACCCCATAAACATtctcat GATACTCCACATCGAACGAAAATGGTGCAATTAGCTGATTTATTCTCGGTGCCCGAAATGTGTCTTCTGTGCAACGTCACGGAATACTTTCTTAGGAACCATATCGATTATCATCCTGAAATACTTTTTAGAGATGTGAAG AACTCCGTTCAGAGCTGCCACCCCATAATGCATGGAATGGTCGTACAAAATGTCTCCGACTATCTCGAACAAAACAAGGATCTAAAAAGGTTCTTCGACCGACTCAAAGCTGCCGAGAAAATGATGTTTTTAGTTACAAATAGTCCTTTCCACTTTGT agATACTGGAATGAGATTCCTAGTGGGAGATAACTGGAAAGATTATTTCGATGTGGTGATAGTTCAAGCGAGGAAGCCAAAATTTTTCACGGAGGAATCTCGACCTCTACGAATTTACGACGAAGTGAACCGAACACAGTTATGGGATCGAGTTACGAAACTAGAGAAGGGTGTTATTTATCTAGAA GGTACAGTTAAGCAACTGCAGGATATGACCGGTTGGCGAGGGCAACATgtattgtactttggagatcaCCCTTACAGCGACTTAGCTGACGTAACTTTGGAACATGGCTGGCGAACTGGTGCCATAATCAAAGAATTAacg CACGAGATAGCAACACTGAACAACCCAAAGTTCAAAGAGAACGCGAACTGGCTACAAATGTTGACTGGTTTGATCGAGGATCATCAGGATTACACAGGACCGGATGTGCAAGGTGTATTGGACGAATGGATCAAGGAACGGGATCAACTGAGAAACGAAATAAAACGAGtgtttaataaacaatttgGATCTGTATTCAGAACGTATCATAATCCTACATACTTTTCGAGACGGCTTTTTAGGTTCGCAGATATTTACATGAGCtcgattacaaatttattagaaTACTCAACCAGCCATACGTTTTATCCGAGAAGAGGCGTGATGCCGCACGAATATACAAGTTACTTCGTATAA